In Pseudomonas sp. PDM14, a genomic segment contains:
- the surE gene encoding 5'/3'-nucleotidase SurE, which yields MRILISNDDGVLAPGIAALHGALSDYAECAIVAPAEDRSGASSALTLDRPLHPMLLPNGYISLNGTPTDCVHLGLNGLLEQVPDMVVSGINLGANLGDDVLYSGTVAAALEGRFLGRPAFAFSLVSRQPDNLPTAAYFARKLVEAHEQLDLPRRSVLNVNIPNLPLERIRGIQLTRLGHRARAAAPVKQTNPRGKEGYWISVSGDAEDGGPGTDFHAVMQGYVSITPLQLDRTFNEAFSSLEGWLEGLV from the coding sequence ATGCGAATTCTGATTTCCAACGACGACGGGGTGTTGGCGCCCGGTATCGCCGCGCTGCATGGCGCGTTGAGCGATTACGCCGAGTGCGCGATCGTCGCCCCCGCGGAAGACCGCAGCGGCGCCAGCAGTGCGCTGACGCTGGACCGGCCGCTGCACCCGATGCTGCTGCCCAACGGTTACATCAGCCTCAACGGCACCCCGACCGATTGCGTGCACCTGGGCCTCAACGGCCTGCTCGAGCAGGTGCCGGATATGGTGGTTTCGGGCATCAACCTCGGCGCCAACCTCGGTGACGACGTGCTCTATTCGGGTACCGTGGCCGCGGCGCTGGAAGGGCGCTTTCTTGGTCGCCCGGCGTTCGCCTTCTCGCTGGTTTCGCGTCAGCCGGACAACCTGCCGACCGCCGCCTATTTCGCGCGCAAGCTGGTCGAGGCTCACGAACAGCTCGACCTGCCGCGGCGCAGCGTGCTCAACGTGAACATTCCCAACCTACCGCTGGAGCGCATCCGTGGCATCCAGCTGACCCGTCTGGGCCATCGTGCCCGCGCCGCCGCACCGGTCAAGCAGACCAATCCGCGCGGCAAGGAAGGCTACTGGATCTCGGTGTCCGGCGATGCCGAGGATGGCGGCCCGGGTACCGACTTCCATGCGGTGATGCAGGGCTATGTGTCGATCACTCCGCTGCAGCTTGATCGGACCTTCAACGAGGCGTTCAGCAGCCTCGAAGGCTGGCTGGAGGGGCTGGTCTGA
- the truD gene encoding tRNA pseudouridine(13) synthase TruD, whose product MNELQLLGPRAHGEACGRAVLKATAEDFQVDEVLDIPLSGQGEHLWLWVEKRGLNTEEAARRLARAAGVSQRNISYAGLKDRQALTRQWFSLHLPGKADPDLSGAEGHSLSILKTARHSRKLQRGAHSANGFTLRLTQFDGDKAALEQRLQQIIGQGVPNYYGLQRFGHQGGNVVDARQFAERQELPEQRNVRSRLLSAGRSYLFNRVLAERVAAGNWNQVAVGDLLAFTDSRSFFMAGEAECSDPRLAILDLHPTGPLWGAGPSPAEGAAHALEQGVAAGEPALADWLVKAGMTHERRILRLPIGGLTWHYPEPDILQLQFVLPAGCFATVLVRELVDLLPAGQTENPCEF is encoded by the coding sequence ATGAACGAACTGCAGCTGCTCGGCCCGCGCGCCCACGGCGAAGCCTGCGGGCGCGCCGTGCTCAAGGCCACGGCGGAAGATTTCCAGGTCGATGAAGTGCTCGACATCCCGCTGTCCGGCCAGGGCGAACACCTCTGGCTGTGGGTGGAGAAACGCGGCCTGAATACCGAGGAAGCGGCACGGCGCCTGGCGCGGGCGGCGGGTGTGTCGCAGCGCAACATCAGCTACGCCGGCCTCAAGGATCGCCAGGCACTGACCCGCCAGTGGTTCAGCCTGCATTTGCCGGGCAAGGCCGACCCCGACCTGAGCGGCGCCGAAGGCCACAGCCTGAGCATCCTCAAGACGGCGCGCCACTCGCGCAAACTGCAGCGCGGTGCCCACTCGGCCAACGGCTTCACCTTGCGCCTGACCCAGTTCGACGGCGACAAGGCCGCACTGGAACAGCGCCTGCAGCAGATTATCGGCCAGGGCGTGCCCAACTATTACGGCCTGCAGCGTTTCGGCCACCAGGGCGGCAATGTCGTCGACGCGCGCCAGTTCGCCGAACGCCAGGAGCTGCCGGAACAGCGCAACGTGCGCTCGCGTCTGCTTTCTGCCGGGCGCAGCTACCTGTTCAACCGCGTACTGGCCGAGCGCGTGGCAGCGGGCAATTGGAATCAGGTAGCGGTCGGCGATCTGCTGGCGTTCACCGACAGCCGCAGCTTCTTCATGGCCGGCGAGGCCGAGTGCAGTGACCCGCGCCTGGCAATTCTCGACCTGCATCCGACCGGCCCGTTGTGGGGCGCCGGGCCCTCGCCCGCGGAGGGCGCGGCGCACGCGCTGGAGCAGGGCGTGGCGGCCGGCGAACCGGCACTGGCGGACTGGCTGGTCAAAGCGGGCATGACGCACGAACGGCGAATCCTGCGCCTCCCCATTGGCGGTTTGACGTGGCATTATCCCGAGCCTGACATTCTGCAACTGCAATTCGTCCTGCCGGCTGGATGCTTCGCCACCGTACTGGTGCGTGAACTGGTCGATCTGCTGCCGGCGGGGCAGACGGAAAACCCATGCGAATTCTGA
- the fdxA gene encoding ferredoxin FdxA has protein sequence MTFVVTDNCIKCKYTDCVEVCPVDCFYEGPNFLVIHPDECIDCALCEPECPAQAIFSEDEVPEDMQEFIALNTELAEVWPNITEKKDALADAEEWDGVKDKLQHLER, from the coding sequence ATGACTTTCGTCGTCACCGACAACTGCATCAAGTGCAAATACACCGACTGCGTGGAAGTTTGTCCGGTGGACTGCTTTTACGAAGGCCCGAACTTTCTGGTGATCCACCCGGACGAGTGCATCGATTGCGCCCTGTGCGAGCCGGAATGCCCGGCCCAGGCCATTTTCTCCGAAGATGAAGTGCCAGAAGACATGCAGGAGTTCATCGCCCTGAACACCGAACTGGCGGAAGTCTGGCCGAACATCACCGAGAAGAAAGACGCGCTGGCCGATGCCGAAGAGTGGGATGGCGTGAAGGACAAGCTACAACACCTGGAACGTTGA
- a CDS encoding protein-L-isoaspartate(D-aspartate) O-methyltransferase yields the protein MTSQRTRERLIERLYEEGLSNPGVLEVIRRTPRHLFVDEALAHRAYEDTALPIGHNQTISQPYMVGRMTELLLAAGPLDKVLEIGTGSGYQTAVLAQLVERVFSVERIQSLQDRAKERLVELKLRNVVFRWGDGWEGWNALGPYNGIIVTAAAAEVPQALLEQLALGGRLVIPVGAGDVQELLLIIREEDGYSRHVLDAVRFVPLLNGPLA from the coding sequence ATGACCTCGCAGCGCACGCGCGAGCGCCTGATCGAGCGCCTATACGAGGAAGGCCTGTCCAACCCCGGCGTGCTCGAAGTCATTCGTCGTACGCCGCGCCACCTGTTCGTCGACGAAGCCCTGGCGCACCGCGCCTATGAAGACACCGCGCTGCCCATCGGTCACAACCAGACCATCTCCCAGCCGTACATGGTCGGGCGCATGACCGAGTTGCTACTGGCCGCCGGCCCGCTGGACAAGGTGCTGGAGATTGGCACCGGCTCCGGCTACCAGACGGCCGTGCTGGCCCAGCTGGTGGAGCGGGTGTTCTCCGTCGAACGCATCCAGAGCCTGCAGGACCGTGCCAAGGAGCGCCTGGTCGAACTCAAGCTGCGCAACGTGGTATTCCGTTGGGGCGATGGCTGGGAGGGCTGGAACGCGCTGGGGCCATACAACGGCATCATCGTCACCGCTGCCGCGGCGGAAGTGCCACAGGCCCTGCTCGAGCAGCTGGCTCTTGGCGGCCGCCTGGTGATTCCGGTGGGCGCAGGCGATGTGCAGGAGCTGCTGCTGATCATCCGTGAGGAAGACGGCTATTCGCGGCACGTGCTCGATGCGGTGCGCTTCGTTCCCCTGCTGAACGGCCCGCTGGCCTGA
- the ispF gene encoding 2-C-methyl-D-erythritol 2,4-cyclodiphosphate synthase, translating into MRIGHGYDVHRFGEGDFITLGGVRIAHRFGLIAHSDGDVLLHALADALLGAVALGDIGKHFPDTDPTFKGADSRALLRHVLGLVQAKGYEVGNVDATIIAQAPKMAPHIDSMRALIAADLQVELEQVNVKATTTEKLGFTGREEGIAVHAVALLVKA; encoded by the coding sequence ATGCGCATCGGCCACGGCTACGACGTACATCGCTTCGGCGAAGGCGATTTCATCACTCTGGGGGGCGTGCGCATCGCGCACCGGTTCGGCCTGATCGCCCACTCCGACGGTGACGTGCTGCTGCACGCGCTGGCCGACGCACTGCTCGGTGCCGTCGCGCTGGGCGACATCGGCAAGCACTTCCCCGATACCGACCCGACCTTCAAGGGCGCCGACAGCCGCGCCCTGCTGCGTCATGTGCTCGGCCTGGTGCAGGCCAAGGGCTATGAGGTCGGCAATGTCGACGCGACCATCATCGCCCAGGCGCCGAAGATGGCGCCGCACATCGACAGCATGCGCGCACTGATCGCCGCCGACCTGCAGGTCGAGCTGGAGCAGGTCAACGTCAAGGCCACCACCACCGAGAAGCTCGGCTTCACCGGGCGCGAGGAAGGCATCGCGGTGCACGCCGTGGCATTGCTGGTGAAGGCATGA
- the mutS gene encoding DNA mismatch repair protein MutS: MSDLSAHTPMMQQYWRLKNQHPDQLMFYRMGDFYEIFYEDAKKAAALLDITLTARGQSAGQAIPMCGIPHHSAEGYLARLVKLGESVVICEQIGDPATSKGPVERQVVRIITPGTISDEAFLDERRDNLLAAVLGDEKLFGLAALDITSGRFTVQELKGWENLLAELERLSPAELLIPDDWPQGLPVEKRRGCRRRAPWDFERDSARKSLCQQFATQDLKGFGCETLTLAIGAAGCLLSYAKETQRTALPHLRGLRHERLDDTVILDAASRRNLELDTNLAGGRDNTLQSVVDRCQTAMGSRLLTRWLNRPLRDRSVLEGRQDSIACLLDRYRFELIQPQLKEIGDLERILARIGLRNARPRDLARLRDALAALPELQSGMAQLDIDHLRDLATSIRTYPDLADLLQRAIIDNPPAVIRDGGVLKTGYDADLDELQSLSENAGQFLMDLETREKARTGLANLKVGYNRVHGYFIELPSKQAESAPADYIRRQTLKGAERFITPELKEFEDKALSAKSRALAREKLLYDELLELLIGHLGPLQDTAAALAELDVLSNLAERALSLDLNRPRFVDHACMSIDQGRHPVVEQVLETPFVANDLKLDDSTRMLIITGPNMGGKSTYMRQTALIVLLAHIGSFVPAASCELSLVDRIFTRIGSSDDLAGGRSTFMVEMSETANILHNATAQSLVLMDEVGRGTSTFDGLSLAWSAAEQLASLRAWTLFATHYFELTVLPESEPVVANVHLNATEHNERIVFLHHVLPGPASQSYGLAVAQLAGVPGPVIQRAREHLARLETTSLPHEPIRSATGQPAAPMQNDLFASLPHPILEELGKINPDDLTPRRALELLYAWKTRI, encoded by the coding sequence ATGAGTGATCTCTCTGCCCATACACCGATGATGCAACAGTACTGGCGGCTGAAGAATCAGCACCCGGACCAGCTGATGTTCTATCGCATGGGCGATTTCTACGAAATCTTCTATGAAGATGCGAAGAAAGCCGCGGCACTCCTCGACATCACCCTGACCGCTCGCGGCCAGTCCGCCGGCCAGGCGATTCCGATGTGCGGCATCCCGCACCACTCCGCTGAGGGTTACCTGGCGCGCCTGGTCAAGCTCGGCGAGTCGGTGGTGATCTGCGAGCAGATCGGCGATCCAGCCACCAGCAAGGGGCCGGTGGAGCGCCAGGTGGTGCGCATCATCACCCCGGGCACGATCAGCGACGAAGCCTTCCTCGACGAGCGCCGCGACAACCTGCTGGCTGCCGTTCTCGGTGACGAGAAGCTGTTCGGCCTGGCCGCGCTGGACATCACCAGCGGCCGCTTTACCGTGCAGGAACTAAAGGGCTGGGAGAACCTGCTGGCCGAGCTGGAACGCCTGAGCCCGGCAGAACTGCTGATCCCCGATGACTGGCCGCAGGGCCTGCCGGTGGAGAAGCGCCGCGGTTGCCGTCGTCGCGCGCCCTGGGACTTCGAGCGCGACAGCGCGCGCAAAAGCCTGTGCCAACAGTTCGCCACCCAAGACCTCAAGGGCTTCGGCTGCGAAACCCTGACCCTGGCCATCGGCGCCGCGGGCTGTCTGCTCAGCTACGCCAAGGAAACCCAGCGCACCGCCTTGCCGCACCTGCGCGGCCTGCGCCACGAGCGTCTCGACGACACGGTGATCCTCGACGCGGCCAGTCGGCGCAACCTGGAACTCGACACCAACCTCGCCGGTGGTCGCGACAACACCCTGCAGTCGGTGGTCGACCGTTGCCAGACCGCCATGGGCAGCCGTCTGCTGACCCGCTGGCTGAACCGCCCACTGCGTGATCGCAGCGTGCTCGAAGGCCGCCAGGACTCCATCGCCTGCCTGCTCGACCGTTACCGTTTCGAGCTGATCCAGCCACAGCTGAAGGAAATCGGCGACCTCGAGCGCATCCTCGCGCGCATCGGCCTGCGCAACGCTCGCCCGCGTGACCTGGCCCGCCTGCGTGACGCCCTGGCCGCGTTGCCCGAGCTGCAAAGCGGCATGGCGCAACTGGACATCGATCACCTGCGCGACCTGGCCACCAGCATCCGTACCTACCCGGATCTGGCCGACCTGCTGCAACGGGCGATCATCGACAACCCACCGGCGGTGATTCGCGACGGCGGCGTGCTGAAGACCGGCTACGACGCGGACCTGGACGAACTGCAGTCGCTGTCCGAGAACGCCGGGCAGTTCCTCATGGACCTGGAAACCCGCGAAAAAGCGCGTACCGGCCTGGCCAACCTCAAGGTCGGCTACAACCGTGTGCACGGCTATTTCATTGAGCTGCCGAGCAAGCAGGCCGAATCGGCGCCGGCCGACTACATCCGCCGGCAGACCCTCAAGGGTGCCGAGCGCTTCATCACCCCCGAACTCAAGGAGTTCGAGGACAAGGCCCTGTCGGCCAAGAGCCGCGCCCTGGCCCGCGAAAAACTGCTCTACGACGAGCTGCTGGAACTGCTCATCGGCCACCTCGGCCCACTGCAGGATACCGCCGCTGCGCTCGCCGAACTGGACGTGCTGAGCAACCTCGCGGAGCGCGCCCTGAGCCTCGACCTCAATCGCCCGCGCTTCGTCGACCACGCCTGTATGAGCATCGACCAAGGCCGCCACCCGGTAGTGGAACAGGTGCTGGAAACGCCCTTCGTGGCCAACGACCTCAAGCTCGACGACAGCACACGGATGCTGATCATCACCGGCCCGAACATGGGCGGTAAGTCGACCTACATGCGTCAGACCGCACTGATCGTGCTGCTCGCCCATATCGGCAGCTTCGTCCCGGCGGCAAGCTGCGAGCTGTCGCTGGTCGACCGCATCTTCACCCGCATCGGCTCCAGCGACGACCTGGCCGGTGGCCGCTCCACCTTCATGGTGGAAATGAGCGAAACCGCCAATATCCTGCACAATGCCACCGCACAGAGCCTGGTGCTGATGGACGAAGTCGGCCGCGGCACCAGCACCTTCGATGGCCTGTCGCTGGCCTGGTCGGCCGCCGAACAGCTGGCCAGCCTGCGTGCCTGGACGCTATTCGCCACGCACTACTTCGAGCTGACCGTGCTGCCGGAGAGCGAGCCAGTGGTGGCCAACGTGCACCTCAACGCCACCGAGCACAACGAACGCATCGTCTTCCTCCACCACGTGCTGCCAGGCCCCGCCAGCCAGAGCTATGGCCTGGCGGTGGCACAACTGGCCGGCGTGCCGGGCCCGGTAATCCAGCGTGCCCGCGAACACCTGGCACGACTGGAAACCACCAGCCTGCCCCACGAACCTATCCGCAGCGCTACCGGGCAACCCGCCGCGCCGATGCAGAACGACCTGTTCGCCAGCCTGCCGCATCCGATTCTGGAGGAATTGGGCAAAATCAATCCCGATGATTTGACCCCACGCAGAGCGCTGGAGCTGTTATATGCATGGAAGACACGGATCTGA
- a CDS encoding sigma-70 family RNA polymerase sigma factor, which produces MSGHSIDLHDQVGRIYQDHHRWLLGWLRPRVDCRDLAADLVQDVFVRVLSADNAAARLDSVREPKGYLATIARRLMIDHFRRARLERAWLQALAEQPEAEDISPESRAILLETLCELDAMLAGLGPKVRKAFLLAQLDGVPYKVIAQTLGVSLITVNRYIAKALQHCMLYSLRAGL; this is translated from the coding sequence ATGTCAGGGCACTCCATCGACCTGCACGACCAGGTGGGCCGGATCTACCAGGACCACCATCGCTGGCTTCTTGGCTGGTTGCGCCCGCGGGTCGACTGCCGGGACCTGGCTGCCGACCTGGTGCAGGACGTGTTCGTGCGCGTGCTCAGCGCAGACAACGCCGCTGCTCGCCTGGACAGCGTGCGCGAGCCCAAGGGCTACCTGGCCACCATCGCCCGTCGCCTGATGATCGACCACTTCCGCCGCGCCCGCCTGGAACGCGCCTGGCTGCAGGCGCTGGCGGAGCAGCCGGAAGCCGAGGACATATCGCCGGAATCGCGGGCCATTCTGCTGGAGACGCTCTGCGAGCTGGACGCCATGCTCGCCGGACTCGGCCCGAAGGTGCGCAAGGCCTTCCTGCTGGCCCAGCTGGATGGCGTGCCCTACAAGGTGATTGCGCAAACCCTCGGCGTGTCGCTGATCACCGTCAACCGTTACATCGCCAAGGCCCTGCAGCACTGCATGCTCTACAGCCTGCGGGCCGGCCTATGA
- a CDS encoding CinA family protein, whose protein sequence is MDVITELAARLGERLLSLGAQVSTAESCTGGGIAEAITRIAGSSAWFEAGYVTYSNGQKTTLLDVPSELFEQVGAVSEGVVAAMVRGAQRRSTARFAVAVSGVAGPGGGSLEKPVGTVWLAWGDGEQLFTQRCQFDGDRGQVRAQTVERALRGMLRLAAGENPQQG, encoded by the coding sequence ATGGATGTGATAACCGAACTGGCCGCCCGGCTGGGCGAGCGACTGCTGTCGCTAGGAGCCCAGGTGAGCACCGCGGAGTCCTGCACCGGCGGCGGTATCGCCGAGGCCATTACCCGCATCGCGGGCAGCTCGGCCTGGTTCGAGGCAGGCTATGTCACCTACTCCAACGGGCAAAAGACGACCTTGCTCGACGTGCCGAGCGAGCTGTTCGAGCAGGTGGGGGCGGTCAGTGAGGGCGTGGTCGCCGCGATGGTGCGCGGTGCCCAGCGCCGCAGTACGGCGCGTTTCGCCGTGGCAGTCAGCGGCGTCGCCGGGCCTGGCGGCGGCTCGCTGGAAAAGCCGGTCGGCACGGTATGGCTGGCCTGGGGCGACGGCGAGCAGCTGTTCACCCAGCGCTGCCAGTTCGATGGCGACCGTGGGCAGGTCCGTGCGCAAACCGTCGAGCGGGCACTGCGCGGCATGCTCCGACTGGCGGCAGGAGAAAATCCGCAACAGGGGTAG
- a CDS encoding peptidoglycan DD-metalloendopeptidase family protein gives MRFTAKQQLNGFAGRTGLSAVVVAALLVGCTSSPRGGVQVVDRTHGGAAATAAQQRQPVSSGSHRVQPGDTLYSIAFRFGWDWKALAVRNNIPPPYVIRPGQTIRFDGQQGSAPVVVAQPNKAPTTLITQPAVVTRPPVGQTSTPTQPPVAVSKPPLVTTPATTKVTPVARSAKGWAWPTSGVLIGKFSSNGSLNKGVDIAGELGQPVLAAADGSVVYAGSGLRGYGELVIIKHSDTYVSAYGHNRRLLVREGQQVKVGQNIAEMGSTGTDRVKLHFEIRRQGKPVDPLQYLPSR, from the coding sequence GTGAGATTCACAGCCAAACAGCAGCTAAATGGCTTTGCCGGTCGGACCGGATTGAGCGCTGTGGTCGTTGCCGCCCTGCTGGTCGGATGCACCAGTTCGCCGCGTGGCGGTGTGCAAGTGGTTGACCGTACGCATGGCGGCGCTGCTGCTACTGCGGCACAACAGCGTCAGCCGGTGAGCAGCGGCTCCCACCGCGTCCAGCCCGGTGACACCCTCTACTCGATCGCCTTTCGCTTCGGCTGGGACTGGAAAGCCCTGGCCGTGCGCAACAACATCCCGCCGCCCTACGTGATTCGTCCCGGCCAGACGATCCGCTTCGATGGCCAGCAGGGCAGTGCACCGGTTGTGGTGGCCCAGCCGAACAAGGCGCCGACGACGCTCATCACCCAGCCTGCGGTAGTAACACGCCCCCCAGTCGGACAGACCTCGACGCCGACGCAGCCCCCGGTTGCGGTCAGCAAACCGCCGCTGGTGACCACGCCGGCTACCACCAAAGTGACGCCCGTCGCCCGCTCTGCCAAGGGTTGGGCATGGCCAACCAGCGGAGTTTTGATCGGTAAATTCTCTTCAAACGGCAGTTTGAATAAAGGCGTTGATATCGCTGGCGAATTGGGCCAGCCTGTTTTGGCTGCAGCTGATGGGTCCGTTGTGTACGCCGGAAGTGGTTTACGGGGCTACGGTGAACTGGTCATCATCAAACACAGCGATACCTACGTAAGCGCCTACGGACATAACCGCAGGCTGCTGGTGCGGGAGGGACAGCAGGTCAAAGTCGGACAGAATATCGCCGAGATGGGTTCCACGGGGACCGACCGGGTGAAACTCCATTTCGAGATTCGCCGTCAGGGAAAACCTGTAGACCCCCTGCAATATCTGCCCAGTCGCTGA
- the recA gene encoding recombinase RecA gives MDENKKRALAAALGQIEKQFGKGAVMRMGDHERQAIPAISTGSLGLDIALGIGGLPKGRIVEIYGPESSGKTTLTLSVIAEAQKMGATCAFVDAEHALDPDYAGKLGVNVDDLLVSQPDTGEQALEITDMLVRSNAVDVIIVDSVAALVPKAEIEGEMGDMHVGLQARLMSQALRKITGNIKNANCLVIFINQIRMKIGVMFGSPETTTGGNALKFYASVRLDIRRTGAVKEGDEVVGSETRVKVVKNKVAPPFRQAEFQILYGKGIYRTGEVIDLAVQLGLIEKSGAWYSYQGNKIGQGKANSAKYLEDNPEVGGAIEKIIRDKLLVATGPARAEATAGADDLADLDA, from the coding sequence ATGGACGAGAACAAGAAGCGTGCTTTGGCGGCGGCCCTGGGCCAGATCGAGAAGCAGTTTGGCAAGGGCGCTGTCATGCGCATGGGCGATCATGAGCGCCAAGCCATCCCGGCCATTTCCACCGGCTCGCTGGGGCTGGATATCGCCCTCGGCATTGGCGGCCTGCCGAAAGGCCGGATCGTCGAAATCTACGGCCCGGAATCCTCGGGTAAGACCACGCTGACTTTGTCGGTCATCGCCGAAGCGCAGAAGATGGGCGCCACCTGCGCCTTCGTCGACGCCGAGCACGCCCTTGACCCGGACTATGCCGGCAAGCTCGGCGTGAATGTCGACGACCTGCTGGTTTCGCAGCCGGATACCGGCGAGCAGGCCTTGGAAATCACCGACATGCTGGTGCGCTCCAATGCGGTCGACGTGATCATCGTCGACTCCGTTGCGGCCCTGGTGCCGAAGGCCGAGATCGAAGGTGAGATGGGCGACATGCACGTCGGCCTGCAGGCCCGTCTGATGAGCCAGGCCCTGCGCAAGATCACCGGCAACATCAAGAACGCCAACTGCCTGGTGATCTTCATCAACCAGATCCGCATGAAGATCGGCGTGATGTTCGGCAGCCCGGAAACCACCACCGGTGGTAACGCGCTGAAGTTCTACGCCTCCGTGCGTCTGGACATCCGCCGTACCGGCGCGGTGAAGGAAGGCGACGAGGTGGTCGGCAGCGAAACCCGCGTCAAGGTGGTGAAGAACAAGGTCGCACCGCCGTTCCGTCAGGCCGAGTTCCAGATTCTCTACGGCAAGGGCATCTACCGTACCGGTGAAGTCATCGACCTGGCCGTGCAGCTCGGCCTGATCGAGAAGTCCGGTGCCTGGTACAGCTACCAGGGCAACAAGATCGGTCAGGGCAAGGCCAACTCGGCCAAGTACCTGGAAGACAACCCGGAAGTCGGCGGCGCGATCGAGAAGATCATTCGCGACAAATTGCTGGTAGCAACTGGCCCGGCCCGTGCCGAAGCCACGGCTGGTGCCGACGATCTGGCTGACCTCGACGCCTGA
- the recX gene encoding recombination regulator RecX → MSVVLDTPVAVRRAAMDLLARREHGRVELTRKLRRRGAPPELIDGALDRLAEEGLLSEVRYLGSFISSRGRSGYGPLRIREELAQRGLGREAIEQALAEAGIDWAEQLRDVWQRKFGGQQPADMRERAQQSRFLSYRGFSLEQIGRLLRGADLD, encoded by the coding sequence ATGAGCGTGGTGCTGGATACCCCCGTTGCCGTGCGTCGCGCGGCAATGGACCTGCTGGCCAGGCGCGAGCACGGCCGGGTCGAGCTGACCCGTAAGCTGCGCCGCCGCGGTGCGCCGCCCGAGTTGATCGATGGCGCGCTGGATCGCTTGGCGGAAGAAGGGTTGTTGTCGGAGGTCCGTTATCTCGGCAGCTTCATCAGCAGCCGTGGTCGTTCGGGCTATGGTCCGCTGCGCATTCGCGAAGAGTTGGCGCAGCGTGGCCTGGGTCGCGAGGCCATCGAGCAGGCGCTGGCCGAGGCTGGCATCGATTGGGCGGAGCAGCTGCGTGATGTCTGGCAGCGCAAGTTCGGCGGGCAGCAACCGGCGGACATGCGCGAGCGAGCACAGCAATCGCGGTTTCTCAGCTACCGCGGCTTTTCTCTGGAACAGATCGGGCGCCTGCTACGCGGTGCCGATCTGGATTGA
- the rpoS gene encoding RNA polymerase sigma factor RpoS, protein MALNKEAPEFDVDDEVLLMEPGIIMDDGTSEDAELPLASGKSRNSTTTLKQHKYIDYTRALDATQLYLNEIGFSPLLTPQEEVHFARLAQKGDPAGRKRMIESNLRLVVKIARRYVNRGLSLLDLIEEGNLGLIRAVEKFDPERGFRFSTYATWWIRQTIERAIMNQTRTIRLPIHVVKELNVYLRAARELTQKLDHEPSAEEIANLLEKPVGEVKRMLGLNERVTSVDVSLGPDSDKTLLDTLTDDRPSDPCELLQDDDLSQSIDQWLSELTDKQREVVVRRFGLRGHESCTLEEVGQEIGLTRERVRQIQVEALKRLREILEKNGLSSDALFQ, encoded by the coding sequence ATGGCACTCAATAAAGAAGCGCCGGAGTTTGACGTCGACGATGAGGTGCTGCTCATGGAGCCGGGCATCATTATGGACGACGGGACTAGCGAGGACGCTGAGCTTCCTCTCGCCAGCGGCAAATCCAGAAACTCGACCACGACTCTCAAGCAACACAAGTACATCGACTACACCCGCGCGCTAGACGCCACTCAGCTGTACCTCAACGAAATCGGTTTCTCCCCTCTGCTCACTCCCCAGGAAGAAGTGCACTTCGCGCGTTTGGCGCAGAAGGGCGATCCTGCGGGCCGCAAACGCATGATCGAAAGCAACTTGCGCCTGGTGGTGAAGATCGCGCGTCGTTACGTGAATCGCGGACTGTCGCTGCTCGATCTGATCGAGGAGGGCAACCTGGGGCTGATCCGCGCGGTGGAGAAATTCGACCCCGAGCGCGGTTTCCGTTTCTCGACCTACGCCACCTGGTGGATCCGGCAGACCATCGAACGCGCGATCATGAATCAGACCCGCACGATTCGCCTGCCGATTCATGTGGTGAAGGAACTCAACGTCTACCTGCGCGCGGCTCGCGAGCTGACGCAGAAGCTCGATCACGAGCCTTCAGCCGAGGAAATCGCCAACCTGTTGGAGAAACCGGTCGGCGAGGTCAAGCGCATGCTCGGCCTGAACGAGCGGGTCACCTCGGTGGATGTGTCGCTTGGTCCTGACTCGGACAAGACCCTGCTCGATACCCTCACCGATGACCGGCCTTCGGATCCTTGCGAACTGCTGCAGGACGATGATCTGTCGCAGAGCATCGATCAGTGGCTGTCCGAGCTGACTGACAAACAGCGTGAGGTCGTGGTGCGCCGTTTCGGGCTCCGTGGTCACGAAAGTTGCACGCTGGAAGAGGTCGGGCAGGAAATCGGTCTGACGCGCGAGCGGGTCCGACAGATCCAGGTCGAGGCGCTCAAGCGCCTGCGCGAGATCCTGGAGAAAAATGGCCTGTCGAGCGATGCGTTGTTCCAATAG